A region from the Lentimonas sp. CC4 genome encodes:
- a CDS encoding cysteine desulfurase encodes MTDALTFDYRRVRTDFPILATEVRGKPLTYLDNAATSQKPLAVIEALDRYYRAENSNIHRGVHYLSEQATDAYEATRAKAAAFVGAADQDEIIFTRGTTEGINLIAHGFTESVLQAGDEILITHLEHHANIVPWQIAAQKTGAILKVVPVDDRGVLDMEAFEALLSEKTKLVSVVHVSNALGTINPVKEIIAQAHALGVPVLVDGAQSTPHMPVSVADLGCDFFVLSGHKICGPTGIGVLWGKREWLEKLPPYQSGGDMIEKVDFDGTTYKGIPGKFEAGTPHIAGVIGLGAAFDYLTGLDRQGALAHELALLEAATEQLSAIDGLRIIGTAPEKASVISFLIDDIHPHDIGTFLDAGGVAIRAGHHCTQPLLKRFGVPATARASFAFYNDFEDVERLVAALTKMKQFFC; translated from the coding sequence GTGACTGATGCACTGACATTCGACTACCGCCGCGTGCGGACTGATTTTCCTATCCTCGCTACGGAAGTGCGCGGCAAGCCGTTGACTTATTTGGACAACGCCGCCACTTCGCAAAAACCGCTCGCTGTCATTGAAGCGCTGGACCGTTACTACCGTGCGGAGAATTCCAATATCCACCGTGGCGTTCATTATTTAAGTGAGCAGGCGACGGATGCCTACGAGGCGACACGCGCTAAGGCGGCTGCGTTTGTTGGGGCTGCGGATCAGGACGAGATCATTTTTACACGCGGCACAACCGAAGGTATCAATTTGATCGCACATGGGTTCACCGAATCGGTGCTGCAGGCTGGTGACGAAATTTTAATCACGCACTTGGAGCACCACGCTAACATTGTGCCATGGCAAATCGCCGCGCAGAAGACGGGTGCTATCTTAAAAGTGGTTCCGGTCGATGATCGTGGCGTGCTGGATATGGAGGCCTTTGAGGCGCTCCTATCGGAAAAGACGAAGCTTGTCTCGGTGGTGCATGTCTCCAATGCGCTCGGCACGATTAATCCAGTCAAAGAGATTATTGCGCAAGCGCATGCGCTCGGCGTGCCCGTGTTAGTGGATGGTGCGCAATCGACACCACACATGCCAGTGAGTGTGGCGGACCTGGGGTGCGACTTTTTCGTGCTATCAGGCCATAAGATCTGTGGACCCACTGGAATCGGTGTGCTGTGGGGCAAGCGTGAGTGGCTCGAAAAATTGCCGCCGTATCAGAGTGGTGGCGATATGATCGAGAAGGTCGATTTTGATGGCACTACCTACAAAGGTATCCCAGGTAAATTTGAAGCCGGCACGCCGCACATCGCAGGTGTGATTGGGCTGGGTGCGGCCTTTGATTATTTGACCGGCCTGGATCGTCAAGGTGCGTTGGCGCATGAGTTGGCATTGCTGGAGGCTGCGACTGAGCAGTTGTCTGCGATTGATGGTTTGCGGATCATCGGCACGGCTCCCGAGAAGGCTTCGGTGATTTCATTCCTGATCGACGACATTCATCCGCATGATATTGGCACCTTCCTCGATGCGGGGGGCGTTGCGATTCGAGCTGGGCACCATTGCACGCAGCCATTACTGAAGCGTTTTGGTGTGCCCGCGACGGCGCGTGCGTCGTTTGCATTCTATAATGACTTTGAAGATGTGGAGCGCTTGGTCGCTGCGTTGACTAAGATGAAGCAGTTTTTCTGCTAA
- the sufU gene encoding Fe-S cluster assembly sulfur transfer protein SufU, translating to MSDDLHDLYQDIILDHNKRPRHYGVLEGCTHTAEGYNPICGDKLTVYLIVKDERIVALQFEAACCAICKSSASMMTEALLGKTLDEAAVMEQRVAELLSTDIEVDLSVDGEIAALAGVRKFPARIKCATLPWHTYQSALKG from the coding sequence ATGTCCGACGATCTGCACGACCTGTATCAAGACATCATTCTTGATCATAATAAGCGACCGAGGCACTATGGTGTCTTGGAAGGCTGCACGCACACGGCGGAGGGCTATAATCCGATCTGTGGTGACAAGCTGACTGTGTATTTGATCGTGAAGGATGAACGTATCGTCGCGCTTCAGTTTGAGGCGGCGTGCTGTGCGATTTGTAAATCATCGGCTTCGATGATGACTGAGGCCTTGTTGGGCAAAACCTTGGATGAAGCAGCAGTGATGGAGCAGCGCGTTGCTGAGTTACTATCAACTGACATTGAAGTGGATTTATCAGTCGATGGTGAGATCGCTGCGCTGGCTGGTGTGCGTAAGTTTCCTGCGCGTATTAAGTGCGCGACATTGCCGTGGCACACCTATCAGTCTGCGTTGAAGGGGTAG